One Setaria viridis chromosome 3, Setaria_viridis_v4.0, whole genome shotgun sequence DNA window includes the following coding sequences:
- the LOC117846799 gene encoding protein cornichon homolog 2, which yields MSVELILWLFSFASVMVLIGLTAYQLICLSDLEYDYINPYDSSSRINAVVLIEYSLQAALCASFLLTLHWFPFLVMAPVTYYHVKLYMAQKHLVDVTEIFRQLNGEKKYRMIKLAFYFCLFIITIYRLVMTAVMLFIDEDVNLVETRTI from the exons ATGTCTGTGGAGCTCATCCTCTGGCTCTTCTCCTTCGCCTCCGTCATGGTCCTCATCGGCCTCACCGCGTACCAG CTTATCTGTTTGTCTGATTTGGAGTATGACTATATCAACCCGTATGATTCATCATCTCGCATCAACGCGGTGGTCCTTATAGAATACTCGCTTCAAGCAGCCCTGTGTGCTTCTTTCCTCTTGACCCTTCATTGGTTCCCCTTTCTAGTCATGGCACCTGTAACGTACTACCATGTGAAACT GTACATGGCTCAGAAACATCTTGTAGATGTCACTGAAATTTTTAGACAATTAAATGGCGAGAAGAAGTACAGGATGATCAAGCTTGCCTTCTACTTCTGCCTATTTATTATAACTATTTACAG GCTTGTGATGACAGCCGTGATGCTGTTTATCGACGAGGATGTAAATCTGGTAGAAACTAGGACTATCTAG
- the LOC140222128 gene encoding cytochrome P450 89A2-like yields MQWTMANLIARPEVQAKFRAEINGVVASSKGGRVDDMHLPEMPYLRAVVLEGLRRHPPGRFMLPHAAAEEGGATLDAFSVPRHTPLNFTLGGMAMDGTVWWDWDPERFRPERFLPGGEGKDVDLTGVKEIKMMPFGAARRICPGIEVSLLHLEYFVANLVGVRVEGGAR; encoded by the coding sequence ATGCAGTGGACCATGGCGAACCTCATCGCGCGACCGGAGGTCCAAGCGAAGTTCCGAGCTGAGATCAATGGTGTAGTAGCCAGCAGCAAGGGCGGGCGCGTCGACGACATGCACCTGCCGGAGATGCCGTACCTCCGGGCCGTGGTGCTGGAAGGGCTGCGCCGGCACCCGCCGGGACGCTTCATGCTGCcgcacgcggcggcggaggagggcggggcGACGCTCGACGCCTTCAGCGTGCCGAGGCACACGCCGCTGAACTTCACGCTGGGCGGCATGGCGATGGACGGGACGGTGTGGTGGGACTGGGACCCGGAGCGCTTCCGGCCGGAGCGGTTCCTTCCCGGCGGTGAGGGGAAGGACGTGGACCTCACCGGCGTCAAGGAAATCAAGATGATGCCGTTCGGCGCCGCGCGGAGGATCTGCCCAGGGATCGAGGTGTCGTTGCTGCACCTCGAGTACTTTGTGGCCAACCTGGTGGGCGTTCGAGTGGAGGGAGGTGCCCGGTGA